A genomic stretch from Gorilla gorilla gorilla isolate KB3781 chromosome 20, NHGRI_mGorGor1-v2.1_pri, whole genome shotgun sequence includes:
- the ZNF575 gene encoding zinc finger protein 575: MLERGAESAAGATDPSPTGKEPVTKEAPHQGPPQKPSQSAPGPIASAGSPPRPRRRPPPQRLHRCPDCDKAFSYPSKLATHRLAHGGARPHPCPDCPKAFSYPSKLAAHRLTHSGARPHPCPHCPKSFGHRSKLAAHLWTHAPTRPYPCPDCPKSFCYPSKLAAHRHTHHATDARPYPCPHCPKAFSFPSKLAAHRLCHDPPTAPGSQATARHRCSSCGQAFGQRRLLLLHQRSHHQVEHKGERD, from the exons ATGCTGGAGCGAGGCGCGGAGTCCGCGGCCGGGGCCACCGATCCTAGTCCCACTGGCAAGGAACCAGTGACCAAAGAAG ctccccaccagGGCCCACCGCAGAAGCCCAGCCAGTCAGCTCCAGGGCCCATCGCGTCCGCGGGCTCGCCTCCCCGGCCTCGCCGGCGGCCCCCGCCCCAGCGCCTGCACCGCTGCCCCGACTGTGACAAGGCCTTCTCGTACCCGTCCAAGCTGGCCACGCACCGCTTAGCACACGGAGGCGCCCGACCCCACCCATGCCCAGACTGCCCCAAGGCCTTCTCCTACCCCTCCAAGCTGGCAGCCCACCGCCTCACGCACAGCGGCGCCCGCCCGCACCCGTGCCCACACTGCCCGAAGTCCTTTGGCCACCGCTCCAAGCTGGCGGCTCACCTCTGGACCCACGCACCCACCCGCCCCTACCCGTGCCCCGACTGCCCCAAGTCCTTCTGCTACCCTTCCAAGCTGGCGGCCCACCGCCACACGCACCACGCCACCGACGCCCGCCCCTATCCTTGCCCGCATTGCCCCAAGGCTTTCTCATTTCCCTCCAAGCTGGCCGCCCATCGCCTATGTCACGACCCCCCAACCGCGCCCGGCAGCCAGGCGACTGCCCGGCACCGATGCTCCAGCTGCGGCCAGGCCTTTGGCCAGAGACGCTTACTGCTCCTTCATCAACGCAGCCACCACCAGGTGGAGCACAAGGGGGAGAGAGACTGA